In the genome of Streptomyces sp. NBC_00190, one region contains:
- a CDS encoding DUF4245 domain-containing protein — translation MKGKQTIWDMVRSLAVIGVVVAGIYLFIPHDENADPTHTVDYRVETLTARRAAPYPVAAPVGLPAEWRATSVSYQRKNANAWHLGFLDPGKQYVAVEQSTDTSGKNLGKITQQAKSTGQTQQVGGAAWERWEGEKYDALVKQEQGHVTVVTGTASFDQLGAMAAALEFKQGQQGQ, via the coding sequence ATGAAAGGCAAGCAGACGATCTGGGACATGGTCCGGTCGCTGGCAGTGATCGGCGTCGTGGTCGCGGGGATCTATCTCTTCATCCCACATGACGAGAACGCCGATCCGACGCACACGGTCGACTACAGGGTGGAGACGCTCACGGCCCGGCGCGCCGCCCCGTACCCCGTGGCCGCCCCCGTGGGGCTCCCGGCGGAGTGGCGGGCGACCTCGGTGTCGTACCAGCGCAAGAACGCCAACGCCTGGCACCTGGGCTTCCTCGACCCGGGCAAGCAGTACGTGGCGGTGGAGCAGTCCACGGACACCTCCGGCAAGAACCTCGGCAAGATCACCCAGCAGGCGAAGTCCACCGGGCAGACCCAGCAGGTCGGCGGCGCGGCGTGGGAGCGCTGGGAGGGCGAGAAGTACGACGCCCTCGTGAAGCAGGAGCAGGGTCACGTCACGGTGGTCACCGGGACGGCCTCCTTCGACCAGCTCGGTGCCATGGCGGCGGCGCTGGAGTTCAAGCAGGGCCAGCAGGGCCAGTAG
- a CDS encoding malonic semialdehyde reductase, producing the protein MSLVLDSAAQDLLFREARTANSFSDEPVTEEQVQAIYDLVKYGPTAFNQTPLRITLVRSPEARERLVKHLAEGNQAKTTAAPLVAILSADNEFHEELPQLLPHFPQAKDMFFAERPVREQSALLNAALQAAYFIVGVRAAGLAAGPMTGADLSGIQKEFLDADHAPLMIVNIGKPGEDAWFPRSPRLAFDEVVTTV; encoded by the coding sequence ATGTCTCTCGTTCTTGACTCCGCCGCGCAGGACCTGCTGTTCCGCGAGGCCCGCACGGCCAACTCGTTCTCCGACGAGCCGGTCACCGAGGAGCAGGTCCAGGCGATATACGACCTGGTGAAGTACGGCCCCACCGCCTTCAACCAGACCCCGCTGCGCATCACCCTGGTCCGCTCCCCCGAGGCCCGCGAGCGCCTGGTGAAGCACCTGGCCGAGGGCAACCAGGCCAAGACCACCGCCGCCCCGCTGGTCGCGATCCTCTCCGCGGACAACGAGTTCCACGAGGAGCTCCCGCAGCTGCTGCCGCACTTCCCGCAGGCCAAGGACATGTTCTTCGCCGAGCGCCCGGTCCGTGAGCAGTCCGCCCTGCTCAACGCCGCGCTGCAGGCCGCGTACTTCATCGTCGGCGTCCGCGCCGCCGGCCTGGCCGCGGGCCCGATGACCGGCGCCGACCTCTCCGGCATCCAGAAGGAGTTCCTGGACGCCGACCACGCCCCGCTGATGATCGTCAACATCGGCAAGCCGGGCGAGGACGCCTGGTTCCCGCGCTCCCCGCGCCTGGCCTTCGACGAGGTCGTCACCACCGTCTGA
- a CDS encoding exodeoxyribonuclease VII small subunit has product MAEAETALGYEQARDELIEVVRKLEAGGTSLEDSLALWERGEELAKVCRHWLEGARARLDSALAARDSADPAERE; this is encoded by the coding sequence ATGGCAGAGGCCGAGACGGCGCTGGGGTACGAGCAGGCGCGTGACGAGCTCATCGAGGTCGTCCGCAAGCTGGAGGCGGGCGGGACGTCCCTGGAGGACTCCCTCGCGCTCTGGGAGCGCGGCGAGGAGCTGGCGAAGGTGTGCCGGCACTGGCTGGAGGGGGCGCGGGCGCGGCTGGACTCGGCGCTCGCGGCCCGGGACTCGGCCGATCCGGCCGAGAGGGAGTGA
- the xseA gene encoding exodeoxyribonuclease VII large subunit, whose amino-acid sequence MGLNTSAEAPLPVGQVSRLIGGWIERLGQVWVEGQITQLSRRPGAGVVFLTLRDPSHDISVSVTCFRQVFDEVADVVSEGARVVLLAKPEWYAPRGQLSLRATEIRPVGIGELLARLERLKRSLASEGLFALDRKKPLPFLPQLIGLVVGRASAAERDVLENARRRWPAVRFEVRNVAVQGVHAVPQVIQAVKELDDLDEVDVIIVARGGGSVEDLLPFSDEEVVRAVAAARTPVVSAIGHEPDSPLLDLVADLRASTPTDAAKKVVPDVGEELERVRQLQARGLRAVNGLLDREERGLAHALARPVFVHPQRMVETREDELEALLARGRRTLGHLLDRADSELAHTLARVVALSPAATLERGYAVLQRADGHVVRSPEEVSADEVLRARVTEGEFSVRVVASE is encoded by the coding sequence ATGGGACTCAATACGTCGGCCGAGGCGCCGCTGCCGGTGGGGCAGGTGTCCCGGCTCATCGGGGGCTGGATCGAGCGGCTCGGCCAGGTGTGGGTGGAGGGGCAGATCACGCAGCTCTCGCGGCGGCCGGGAGCGGGGGTGGTCTTCCTGACGCTGCGCGACCCCTCGCACGACATCTCGGTCAGCGTGACCTGCTTCCGTCAGGTCTTCGACGAGGTCGCGGACGTGGTCTCGGAGGGCGCGCGGGTCGTACTGCTGGCCAAGCCGGAGTGGTACGCCCCGCGCGGGCAGCTGTCCCTGCGGGCCACGGAGATACGGCCGGTCGGCATCGGCGAGCTGCTGGCCCGGCTGGAGCGGCTCAAGCGGTCCCTCGCCTCGGAGGGGCTGTTCGCGCTGGACCGCAAGAAGCCGCTGCCCTTCCTTCCGCAGCTGATCGGGCTGGTGGTCGGGCGGGCTTCGGCGGCCGAGCGCGACGTGCTGGAGAACGCCCGGCGGCGCTGGCCGGCGGTCCGCTTCGAGGTGCGCAACGTCGCCGTCCAGGGGGTCCACGCGGTGCCCCAGGTGATCCAGGCGGTCAAGGAGCTCGACGACCTCGACGAGGTCGACGTGATCATCGTGGCGCGCGGCGGCGGCAGCGTGGAGGACCTGCTGCCCTTCTCCGACGAGGAGGTCGTACGGGCGGTCGCGGCGGCCCGTACCCCGGTCGTCTCGGCGATCGGCCACGAGCCGGACTCGCCGCTGCTGGACCTGGTCGCCGACCTGCGGGCCTCCACGCCCACGGATGCCGCGAAGAAGGTGGTCCCGGACGTGGGCGAGGAGCTGGAGCGAGTACGCCAGCTGCAGGCCCGGGGGCTGCGCGCGGTGAACGGGCTGCTCGACCGGGAGGAGCGCGGCCTCGCGCACGCCCTCGCCCGGCCGGTCTTCGTCCACCCGCAGCGGATGGTGGAGACCCGCGAGGACGAGCTGGAGGCGCTGCTGGCGCGCGGCCGGCGGACGCTCGGGCATCTGCTGGACCGGGCCGACTCGGAGCTCGCGCACACCCTGGCCCGGGTGGTGGCGCTGTCCCCGGCCGCGACCCTGGAGCGGGGCTACGCCGTCCTGCAGCGGGCGGACGGGCACGTGGTGCGTTCGCCGGAGGAGGTCTCGGCGGACGAGGTGCTGCGCGCGCGGGTCACGGAAGGCGAGTTCTCGGTACGGGTGGTCGCGTCCGAGTAG
- a CDS encoding APC family permease yields the protein MPAPTALRRSLGFRDLVVYGLLFIAPMAPVGVFGTLDAKSHGAVALVYLVATVAMAFTAFSYAQMVRVAPQAGSVFTYARKGLGEGPGLIAGWMAMLDYLLIPAVAYLFSGIAMNALVPEVSRWVWTALAVVVTTLLNLWGVRAAARVGFAVLAMEILVLLVFVVAAVTVLAWGGARRGWLSPLTGDGSLGFSAAAVLGAVSVAVLSYLGFDAIVSFAEEVTGGSERVARAVLFCLALAGALFFVQAYLVALLNPVTAAELAADPGQQGPAFYNAVESSVGFWLHDLVAVSKAVGAAFAALAGQAAAGRLLFAMAREGRLPRALARTSDGTPRPALLVAAAITLVAAVWAARRDDGLGHLVSVVDVGALAAFTLLHASVVGWFVVQRREGPPNLWKHLVAPVLGAAVTVAVIVEASWTAQLVGAVWLAAGLCLLFAQRGRRGRRGRRGQRGQRGQRGQRGQRGQRGQRGQRGQRGQRGQRGQRGEGAPADRPGRPA from the coding sequence ATGCCGGCACCCACCGCCCTGCGGCGGAGCCTCGGCTTCCGGGACCTGGTGGTCTACGGGCTGCTCTTCATCGCTCCCATGGCCCCGGTCGGGGTCTTCGGCACCCTGGACGCGAAGTCGCACGGCGCCGTGGCCCTCGTCTACCTCGTCGCGACCGTCGCCATGGCCTTCACCGCGTTCTCGTACGCCCAGATGGTGCGGGTCGCCCCGCAGGCCGGTTCGGTCTTCACCTACGCCCGCAAGGGCCTGGGCGAGGGCCCCGGCCTGATCGCCGGGTGGATGGCGATGCTCGACTACCTGCTGATCCCGGCGGTCGCGTACCTGTTCTCGGGGATCGCGATGAACGCGCTGGTGCCCGAGGTCTCCCGGTGGGTGTGGACGGCGCTGGCCGTCGTGGTCACCACGCTGCTGAACCTGTGGGGGGTACGGGCGGCCGCGCGCGTGGGCTTCGCCGTGCTGGCCATGGAGATCCTGGTGCTGCTGGTCTTCGTGGTCGCCGCGGTCACGGTCCTGGCCTGGGGCGGGGCGCGGCGCGGCTGGCTCTCCCCGCTGACCGGCGACGGCTCGCTCGGCTTCTCGGCGGCGGCCGTACTGGGCGCGGTGTCGGTCGCCGTGCTCTCGTACCTGGGCTTCGACGCGATCGTCTCCTTCGCGGAGGAGGTGACGGGGGGCTCGGAGCGAGTGGCCCGGGCGGTGCTGTTCTGCCTGGCGCTGGCCGGGGCGCTGTTCTTCGTCCAGGCCTACCTCGTGGCGCTCCTCAATCCCGTCACCGCGGCGGAGCTGGCGGCCGATCCGGGGCAGCAGGGCCCGGCCTTCTACAACGCGGTGGAGTCCTCGGTCGGCTTCTGGCTGCACGACCTGGTGGCGGTCAGCAAGGCGGTCGGGGCGGCCTTCGCGGCGCTGGCCGGGCAGGCCGCGGCCGGGCGGCTGCTGTTCGCGATGGCCCGGGAGGGGCGGCTGCCGCGCGCGTTGGCGCGGACCTCGGACGGCACTCCGCGGCCGGCCCTGCTGGTGGCGGCCGCCATCACCCTGGTCGCGGCGGTGTGGGCGGCTCGGCGCGACGACGGGCTCGGCCACCTGGTGTCCGTCGTCGACGTCGGGGCGCTGGCGGCCTTCACCCTGCTGCACGCCTCGGTGGTGGGCTGGTTCGTCGTCCAGCGCCGGGAGGGCCCGCCGAACCTGTGGAAGCACCTGGTGGCCCCGGTGCTGGGCGCGGCGGTGACCGTCGCGGTGATCGTCGAGGCCTCCTGGACGGCGCAGCTGGTGGGTGCGGTGTGGCTGGCGGCGGGGCTGTGCCTGCTCTTCGCCCAGCGCGGGCGGCGCGGGCGGCGCGGGCGGCGCGGGCAGCGCGGGCAGCGCGGGCAGCGCGGGCAGCGCGGGCAGCGCGGGCAGCGCGGGCAGCGCGGGCAGCGCGGGCAGCGCGGGCAGCGCGGGCAGCGCGGGCAGCGCGGCGAAGGCGCCCCCGCGGACCGGCCCGGACGACCGGCCTGA
- a CDS encoding 4-hydroxy-3-methylbut-2-enyl diphosphate reductase has protein sequence MSAPAPAPASRRVLLAAPRGYCAGVDRAVIAVEKALEQYGAPVYVRHEIVHNKYVVQTLEKKGAIFVERTEEVPEGSIVMFSAHGVAPVVHEEAARGKLATIDATCPLVTKVHKEAVRYANEDFDILLIGHEGHEEVIGTSGEAPDHITIVDGPDDVAAVEVRDESKVVWLSQTTLSVDETMETVDALKTRFPLLVSPPSDDICYATSNRQAAVKVMGADSDLVIVVGSKNSSNSIRLVEVALDAGARAAYLVDFASEIDETWLEGVTTVGLTSGASVPEVLVEEVLEWLAARGYADVEIVKTAEESIVFSLPKELRRDLRAEAAELVADK, from the coding sequence ATGAGTGCTCCCGCCCCTGCTCCCGCTTCCCGCCGTGTCCTGCTCGCCGCGCCCCGCGGCTACTGCGCGGGCGTGGACCGAGCCGTGATCGCCGTCGAGAAAGCCCTTGAGCAGTACGGCGCGCCGGTCTATGTCCGGCACGAGATCGTGCACAACAAGTACGTCGTCCAGACGCTGGAGAAGAAGGGCGCCATCTTCGTCGAGCGGACGGAGGAGGTGCCCGAGGGCTCCATCGTGATGTTCTCCGCGCACGGCGTCGCGCCGGTGGTGCACGAGGAGGCGGCGCGCGGCAAGCTCGCGACGATCGACGCGACGTGCCCGCTGGTCACCAAGGTGCACAAGGAAGCCGTCCGGTACGCGAACGAGGACTTCGACATCCTCCTCATCGGCCACGAGGGCCACGAGGAGGTCATCGGCACCTCCGGCGAGGCTCCCGACCACATCACGATCGTGGACGGCCCGGACGACGTCGCGGCCGTCGAGGTGCGCGACGAGTCCAAGGTCGTGTGGCTGTCGCAGACGACGCTCTCGGTCGACGAGACGATGGAGACGGTCGACGCGCTGAAGACCAGGTTCCCGCTGCTGGTCTCGCCGCCGAGCGACGACATCTGCTACGCCACCTCGAACCGGCAGGCCGCGGTGAAGGTGATGGGCGCCGACTCCGACCTGGTCATCGTGGTCGGCTCGAAGAACTCCTCGAACTCGATCCGCCTGGTCGAGGTCGCGCTGGACGCGGGCGCGCGCGCCGCGTACCTGGTCGACTTCGCGAGCGAGATCGACGAGACCTGGCTGGAGGGCGTCACCACGGTCGGCCTGACCTCGGGGGCCTCGGTTCCGGAGGTCCTGGTCGAGGAGGTCCTGGAGTGGCTGGCGGCGCGCGGCTACGCGGACGTGGAGATCGTCAAGACCGCCGAGGAGTCGATCGTCTTCTCGCTGCCGAAGGAGCTGCGCCGCGACCTGCGCGCCGAAGCCGCGGAACTGGTCGCCGACAAGTAA
- the ppgK gene encoding polyphosphate--glucose phosphotransferase: protein MQIMGVDIGGSGIKGAPVDLERGDLAQERHKVLTPQPATPEGVAGCVAEVVRAFSWSGPVGVTFPGVVTNGITRSAANVDKGWVGVDAAALLTRELGGLPVTVLNDADAAGVAEMTYGAGRGRGGTVIMLTLGTGIGSALFTDGQLVANTELGHLELKGHDAETRASVKAKEDGDLTWERWARRVSKYLAHVEMLFSPDLFIVGGGVSRKPEKFLPLIEGVRAEIVPAGLQNNAGIVGAAMAAKAKAKAKA, encoded by the coding sequence ATGCAGATCATGGGTGTGGACATCGGCGGTTCAGGGATCAAGGGCGCGCCCGTGGACCTGGAGCGCGGCGACCTGGCGCAGGAGCGCCACAAAGTACTGACACCGCAGCCGGCCACCCCCGAGGGGGTGGCCGGCTGCGTCGCGGAGGTGGTCCGCGCCTTCTCCTGGTCGGGCCCGGTCGGGGTCACCTTCCCGGGCGTGGTCACGAACGGGATCACCCGTTCGGCGGCCAACGTCGACAAGGGATGGGTCGGCGTGGACGCGGCGGCGCTGCTCACGCGCGAGCTGGGCGGGCTGCCGGTCACGGTCCTCAACGACGCGGACGCGGCGGGGGTCGCGGAGATGACGTACGGGGCCGGGCGCGGCCGCGGCGGCACGGTCATCATGCTCACCCTGGGCACGGGCATCGGGAGCGCCCTGTTCACGGACGGGCAGCTGGTGGCGAACACGGAGCTCGGGCACCTGGAGCTGAAGGGCCACGACGCGGAGACGCGGGCGTCGGTGAAGGCCAAGGAGGACGGGGACCTCACCTGGGAGCGCTGGGCGCGCCGGGTCTCGAAGTACCTCGCGCACGTGGAGATGCTGTTCTCCCCGGACCTCTTCATCGTCGGGGGCGGCGTCAGCCGCAAGCCGGAGAAGTTCCTGCCGCTGATCGAGGGCGTCCGGGCCGAGATCGTCCCGGCCGGGCTCCAGAACAACGCGGGGATCGTGGGAGCGGCGATGGCGGCCAAGGCCAAGGCCAAGGCCAAGGCCTAG
- a CDS encoding DUF6542 domain-containing protein: MEQYRTRPAPHPQRPPAQRQGTRPAAVPAQGGGRPLPALTRRLPRPRLTGLGGGLFACLAMMLAGGICWLLFDSSLFVYGLLFVPVAAATALWVRPADLITAPITAPIAFAAGVWPVSGGSGGFGGQLMGLVSALSLHAGWLYAGTLAAALIAVVRKAVLIGRRRLPRRTA; encoded by the coding sequence GTGGAGCAATACAGGACGCGACCGGCCCCTCACCCCCAGCGACCCCCGGCCCAGCGGCAGGGGACACGGCCCGCGGCCGTGCCCGCCCAGGGCGGCGGCCGTCCCCTGCCCGCGCTGACCCGCCGGCTGCCCCGGCCCCGGCTGACCGGGCTCGGCGGCGGGCTGTTCGCGTGCCTCGCCATGATGCTGGCCGGCGGGATCTGCTGGCTGCTGTTCGACTCCTCGCTCTTCGTCTACGGGCTGCTCTTCGTGCCCGTCGCGGCCGCCACCGCCCTGTGGGTGCGGCCCGCCGACCTGATCACCGCCCCGATCACCGCCCCCATCGCCTTCGCCGCCGGGGTGTGGCCCGTCTCGGGCGGCTCCGGCGGCTTCGGCGGGCAGCTGATGGGGCTGGTGTCCGCCCTGTCGCTGCACGCGGGCTGGCTGTACGCGGGGACGCTGGCCGCCGCTCTGATCGCCGTGGTGCGCAAAGCCGTCCTCATCGGCAGGCGGCGCCTGCCCCGGAGAACGGCCTGA
- the ychF gene encoding redox-regulated ATPase YchF yields MSLTIGIVGLPNVGKSTLFNALTKNDVLAANYPFATIEPNVGVVGVPDARLAVLAGIFGSQKILPATVDFVDIAGIVRGASEGEGLGNKFLANIRESDAICQVIRAFKDENVVHVDGKVSPKDDIETINTELILADLQSIEKAEPRLTKESRLQKEKVAVLAAVVEAKKILEAGDTLFSKGITKGTEQGNLLHELHLLTTKPFLYVFNVDEDELTDEAFKDEQRALVAPAEAIFLNAKLEQELIELEDDEALELLQSVGQDEPGMATLGRVGFATLGLQTYLTAGPKETRAWTIKQGATAPEAAGVIHTDFQRGFIKAEVISFADLVECGSVTEARAKGKARMEGKDYVMQDGDVVEFRFNV; encoded by the coding sequence GTGTCGCTCACGATCGGAATCGTCGGTCTGCCGAATGTCGGCAAGTCGACCCTGTTCAACGCCCTGACCAAGAACGACGTGCTGGCGGCCAACTACCCGTTCGCCACGATCGAGCCGAACGTCGGCGTCGTCGGCGTCCCGGACGCGCGCCTCGCGGTCCTCGCGGGCATCTTCGGCTCCCAGAAGATCCTCCCGGCGACGGTCGACTTCGTCGACATCGCGGGCATCGTGCGCGGCGCCTCGGAGGGTGAGGGCCTGGGCAACAAGTTCCTGGCCAACATCCGCGAGTCGGACGCGATCTGCCAGGTCATCCGTGCCTTCAAGGACGAGAACGTCGTGCACGTCGACGGCAAGGTCTCGCCGAAAGACGACATCGAGACGATCAACACCGAGCTGATCCTCGCCGACCTCCAGTCCATCGAGAAGGCCGAGCCGCGCCTGACGAAGGAGTCCCGCCTCCAGAAGGAGAAGGTCGCGGTCCTCGCGGCCGTCGTCGAGGCCAAGAAGATCCTCGAAGCCGGCGACACCCTCTTCTCCAAGGGCATCACCAAGGGCACGGAGCAGGGCAACCTCCTCCACGAGCTGCACCTGCTGACCACGAAGCCGTTCCTCTACGTCTTCAACGTGGACGAGGACGAGCTGACGGACGAGGCCTTCAAGGACGAGCAGCGCGCCCTGGTCGCCCCGGCCGAGGCGATCTTCCTGAACGCCAAGCTGGAGCAGGAGCTCATCGAGCTGGAGGACGACGAGGCCCTCGAACTCCTCCAGTCGGTCGGCCAGGACGAGCCGGGCATGGCCACCCTCGGCCGCGTCGGCTTCGCGACGCTGGGCCTCCAGACGTACCTGACGGCCGGCCCGAAGGAAACCCGCGCCTGGACGATCAAGCAGGGCGCCACCGCCCCGGAGGCGGCCGGCGTGATCCACACCGACTTCCAGCGCGGCTTCATCAAGGCCGAGGTCATCTCCTTCGCGGACCTGGTCGAGTGCGGCTCGGTCACCGAGGCCCGCGCGAAGGGCAAGGCCCGCATGGAGGGCAAGGACTACGTCATGCAGGACGGCGACGTGGTGGAGTTCCGCTTCAACGTCTGA
- a CDS encoding type II toxin-antitoxin system RelE family toxin, with amino-acid sequence MSDYRTVFRPEAQAELRKIPRDMALRILAKLTELESDPFGFNTTALVSQPERRRLRVGDYRVVYTIDNGELVVWVVHVGHRSTVYDT; translated from the coding sequence GTGAGTGACTACCGCACGGTGTTCCGGCCCGAGGCCCAGGCCGAGCTGCGCAAGATCCCGCGTGACATGGCGCTCCGCATCCTGGCCAAACTGACAGAGCTGGAGAGCGACCCCTTCGGCTTCAACACCACCGCACTCGTATCCCAGCCTGAGCGCCGCCGCCTACGGGTCGGCGACTACCGTGTCGTCTACACGATCGACAACGGAGAGCTTGTGGTGTGGGTCGTACACGTCGGACACCGCTCCACGGTCTACGACACGTAG
- a CDS encoding type II toxin-antitoxin system Phd/YefM family antitoxin — protein MTQPLPIESIRDVRAHLAEVVERADRDDVPTVITRRGKQVAAVVSIEVLRKYQEWEEREINRIIDERMASPAAGIPIEDVMRETLARSE, from the coding sequence ATGACTCAGCCGCTGCCCATAGAGTCCATCCGCGACGTACGCGCTCACTTGGCCGAGGTCGTCGAACGGGCCGACCGCGACGACGTGCCCACTGTCATCACCCGTCGCGGCAAGCAGGTCGCCGCCGTGGTCTCGATCGAGGTGCTGCGCAAGTACCAGGAGTGGGAAGAGCGCGAGATCAACCGCATCATCGACGAGCGCATGGCGAGCCCGGCCGCCGGCATCCCGATCGAGGACGTGATGAGGGAGACGCTGGCACGCAGTGAGTGA